In Glycine max cultivar Williams 82 chromosome 10, Glycine_max_v4.0, whole genome shotgun sequence, the DNA window TAAATGCAACTCTGTTAACATCAAAGTTTGAGCGTTTCGTTGTAATCTGATTGGTTTGAGTTGGAGTGAATAGTATGCGTATCAAATAGATTTTCTGGCTTTGTATTTTTCTCATTATTATCCATTATATGCCACATGCGGATCCAATATCACATACTCTTTCGGAATGCTACAAAATCGTATATAGGAAACGATTTGAAGCATTATGCACATGCAATTCGAAGCAAAGTAACTTGAGAGTTTGTGCTTACCCATGGACCatggttacttttttttttttttacaaaataatttagtgcataagatatttgatgaaattttcaaAGACACTTTTACGGGTTTAATTTGTGACAAATGACTGAATTTGGCCTCAAAATTCATGCTCAGCAAGTTAAACGATAAACCAAACATGTTGGTAGTGCATATtctaaatatatatacttttgggtGTTAAACGTacgtatttttgaaaaataatattttttatatactttacCCTAAAAACACATTTGAAAGGGATATGACGGTTACACAAACCTACTACTATTAGTCATTGATATCAATTTCTACTTTTCATGGTCAAATAGCGTAGGTGCATTGATGCACTATCCAATACAAGAAATCTTATAACTTTTCTTTGACagaaaatcttataattttattggttTGGTTAAGCTGCTAGCTATAATATATTCTAAACATGTTTTGGGAATATGATAAATCTTACTGTATTATTTAATTCTAAACATTTTGCATGCCACATAAAATATATAGCCCGCTTATCAAATCGTGAGCTTCATCTATCTGTACGATCAAAGGAAGAAGCCGATGCATGTACTGCTTCATTATTAGCAAAGCTTTTAAACAaatcaatatctttttttttttctttcatgtgaTTACGCCAATATTCCTGCTGTGGCAAGCGATCGCAAACCTACGTGTAGACacatttcttaaaaaacatgTGAGACAAAAAGTGTATTATTTATCATTCATATGATGgtaacttaatttaattattcgTCAGTATACAGcccacaaaaatttaaataataggcTCTATAATGCATGcaagtaaataacaaaaaaaggagGCTGGGGATAAACTATTAAACTATTCACGGTACAGCTTGAATGATGCAATATAAAGTTATGATTGGTGTGGACATAGCATTTAATATaactttgttttgattttagtaATCATATGTCGTGCTAGGTGCTCTGTTAAAACGGGACAATATATCTTATCTCATAAACCCAGTTTAATTATTTAGCGAAACATAATATTCTccttacttttaatttcttaattttaatgatGAGAATATCGCTGGCATGGCAATCATTTCGCTCCAAATCCAATGATTAAACAGTGTTAATCAAACGCCTTGTCCCAAACCCAGCCTCTTCTCCTTCCACATAATGGGTTGTCATTTCTCATTTCTCAAACTCTAATCAACTCTTTtactatcttttttcttttcgcaAAACTAGaatctatttttgaaaaaaaaaaaaaagggggtacTCTGCTAATAACAGAAAGAAAAACAGTTGGCTAAAGGGGGAAAGATCGAGAAGGAAAAGTTTCTTTAGATACAAAAGGTAGGTAGAACTCAATTATTCTTCTTATAATATGAGAATCAATTAACTGAGTTTATGGGAATTAAGAAAATAGTTCAATTAGTTTagtaattctaattttttttataaatttatataattatttctttaaaacttatatttgaaattattaagaTTATTGTCTGACTGTGTCGCCTGATTAATTAATATGTGAAGAAATAATAGTgattataaaacttattttattaatttgtagatagttatttctcaatctaaccagagaaaaaattatcttaCTAATTtacaatacttattttttttactgaaagaAAAGTGCTAACATTCTAACACACTCGTTAATTTACAACACATTCTAAAATGCAcactcttttttcttaaaaataaatattggaaactagaaaaacaaaaaaaaattgttacataaaaattcaaatttataaaatttgtgattactaataaaaaaaatatgtttgaaagtATATTAATGTTTCTcctgactaaaaaaattataaaataactaaaagtatttaatataaacacagtttaaaataatttttttaagaaaataaacaaaagtttgttcccataataaaacatttttatcgatctttttattgaattaaagttatatattaatattatattaattttttgtatcaAATTTTGTTGCTAGACTATATAAAGTTGGGCAGGTTGAACTTATTTCACACCAACTAAAAAAGGTTTAGCCTATTCTTAGGGCCATATTTACATCCAAAGTTGGGGCAGAAAATTTTGTCCCATAATAACATTTactaatttttctataattaattaatgataattaaCTAACTTAGGTTTCCGTATTGAACAATTTGACCGTTATACAGTAGAAAGGATAGCTTAGAACTAGAAGAATGTATGATtatcatgaaaaagaaaaagaatgagcATTCTAGAAATTTCGAGGATGATGACGTGGCAACGTCTAGTATCCGTTACGACGAccgtgaagaaagaaaaaacggTTACATTGGGAAAAACGGGTCCCGCGTGCAGGTTGGGGCCCACACCCAACGTTCACGGCGGAACCGCCAAGCTGTTTCGGACCATAactttttgttcttcttcttcttttcctcgcaaaagaatataataaaaaagcaCGTGTTGTGGCTGTGGGTCCACCACGTGTCAACATGCTGTACCATATGGGAGTATTGGACACAAACACTTGGCGTTTTCAAAAAGGATCAAGCTATCTGTATTGGCCAATGAGGTGGTGACACGTTTCTTTAATTCGGAGCAGAATGATGAAGACTCCACAGTGatcatttccttcttttttctttttcagactTTCCATACCCAAAAATTCATAATTAGGCAGTTTTCTTTTATTGGACAGACCATTAGGGTGTGTAATTATTATGAGAAGGAATTGCGTGCATGCCACTGTCCCACTAATGTAATTGCAAGCTTACGTACCGTTTTCGACTTAATTCAAATTACTAAATACATTACACACTCATTAGTACTATTCTTCTTGATTGTGagaccttttttttataaccgtgaattttaatcttttgagttttaggtttatgtttttatttatttatttatttgggggTGCTTTAAACTAAGTTTGAAGAACAAATTCAANNNNNNNNNNNNNNNNNNNNNNNNNNNNNNNNNNNNNNNNNNNNNNNNNNNNNNNNNNNNNNNNNNNNNNNNNNNNNNNNNNNNNNNNNNNNNNNNNNNNNNNNNNNNNNNNNNNNNNNNNNNNNNNNNNNNNNNNNNNNNNNNNNNNNNNNNNNNNNNNNNNNNNNNNNNNNNNNNNNNNNNNNNNNNNNNNNNNNNNNNNNNNNNNNNNNNNNNNNNNNNNNNNAAGAATAGACAAAGGcgatatattttcatataacaaaatatttcttgatttaaaaatttCCCTAATATGGAGATCAAAAGAAAGATAACCTTTGGCGCCATAAACCTAACCAAGATAGATGCATTTTCTGGCTTGagaatcaaatttgattttgtgaGCAGTAATCGTAGAAACATAGTAAAGGGaataaaaaactcaaaatgaagaaaatatagttgtttgttttaaagaaaaagatacgGGGATTTATATTCAAGATTGAAAGAAGGAAATATGTTAATGGTATGAATGCATATATATGGTACAACAAAAGACAATCTGTGTTGGAACATTGGAAGGGATGAATGAATCATTAAAGGTTTAGCAACATTAGGAATATATTGGTGTTTGCAGTTCACAATCTCATTTTGTTAGGGCGTTTCAATTCCATGAAAAAAGTTTGGTTAATGATCCCTTTAGACAAATAAAAAGCAGACATAGCAAACACTAATATGTTGTCAGATTGAATGATCTTAATTGTCTTATTAAATTGTGTTTgaattataacaataaattacTGATCATGTGTTGTCTTGTTTCACTTTTaagtttcattaaataaatccaagtgaatttagatttttcatccataatggttaaaaaaatatctatagcGTTGAAGTGAAGAGGGTGAGATAAGATTGCCAAATATCAACATATGTACTACGAAAAACGACATCCATATTAGTAGCACTGGAAGTAAAAGGTATAATTCTTTGTatagaaaaatgatatatatgaaCGTATCACACGATTTATTTACAATGGAAgaaataatacaatttttttgatagttttttttatataatcaaaatGTATCATGTGGACTCATTTTAAAGTAAAGTGatatattcaattataattcTATACTCAAATTTAAGATTAAACCTCAAATCTTGATTAAGGAATTCAAATATTGTTTGGATAATTGAataacatcataaaaaaaagatgGCCTAGCTTACAGTGGTAAATATTAATGGAAGAATCCCTTAAAACACTAATATTACCATGTTagaaaagacaaaacaaaaatataataggtTGAACAAGATGGAATTCAATTCATTTATAGGGTTATATATACAAATTGCAAaactataagaagaaaaatagaagagttgaaacttgaaagtaacTTCAACCACAACAGAAGAGAACAATAAACCTATAAATTAACAACATAAACAactaattataagaactaataacaaaaaattaaaagattaaaaactaaccatttacaaatatttgaaaaatagcACCAACGAGTACATAAGTACTTTAAATAGTTCGCCAGATTTCCGCATTCTATTATTCCTCGATAAGTTGTTTTATGTTACAGGAGGAATTTCTCTCCCTCAATATGTCAaccaataattaaatttataggtTTGGTATTTGCTACGAGGGGGTAGATACATCCAAGCATCTAGATTCCAAGTGGTATTTTTGGGGAGGaaactttatttttctataaacatATAAGAAATTTCCATCACATCATAACCATGTTTTATTTActccttttaataatattaatgtgaTCATTTACGAGATCTAGATTTTTTAAGTNNNNNNNNNNNNNNNNNNNNNNNNNNNNNNNNNNNNNNNNNNNNNNNNNNNNNNNNNNNNNNNNNNNNNNNNNNNNNNNNNNNNNNNNNNNNNNNNNNNNNNNNNNNNNNNNNNNNNNNNNNNNNNNNNNNNNNNNNNNNNNNNNNNNNNNNNNNNNNNNNNNNNNNNNNNNNNNNNNNNNNNNNNNNNNNNNNNNNNNNNNNNNNNNNNNNNNNNNNNNNNNNNNNNNNNNNNNNNNNNaaaaaaaaaaagaaaacaatgcaacaacttttattttttttagtgtaaGCCACAAATATTGTTACTGAAGGTATATCGATCTAGTCATTTTACCTTGAAGGGGAAAATAAGTTAGTTTCTTAattcacaacttttttttatactctAATCCTTTCCGTAAAATCCTGAGAAGAAGAATACCACGAAGGAATATGAATCCTTGGAAAGCAATAAACGGGGAAAGAAACTTAGTTTAATGTCCAGgataatcataaaataataatgcaaaAACTCCATGATCAATCTGTAATTTCTCATAGTTAATTCCATGTTCTACAACCAGGCGAAGTTCATTACATTTTTTCTATTATACAATGAAGTATAAGATATTGGAAAATAAATTCACATATATAAACTCagggaataaaaagaaaaatatgagaattttttttcatgtatgcCAACTTTTTATAATAATCGGATGATGCTGAGAGATAATAATGTTTAAGATGGGTTAAAATtctgaaataatttaaaacctaCTACATTACTTTTAAACATAGTAGAAATAATAAAGCAATATATTTTCACAATTGTTTTCACCATCATTTTTTGAATTTCTATATCAAAATTTAGTTAATTtccaatgaattttaaatgcttATTAGATTTTTACTCAGAAAAAAGCGAGTCAATAGAAGTCATAACATAAAATATAGCATCCCCGTATTTGGATAGTTAGTATAGAATTAAGATGCGTGAAGTTAAGGTGGGGGACCTAAGTTCAATGTCTTTTACTACACTTATTAAAACATAGTAATTTGTAGGTGGGGGATCTAAATTCAAACTCTTTTActaaatttaaaacatgttttGCATATAAATTTATACTACATTATTAAAGGATTTAACTAAGAAAACTACTCTTTCAAAgagtaatttatatttattcacCCGTGATAATACAACTCATTTAGATAAAAtactaacaataacaatatgCTACTTCTAAAAGATTAACATaaattttaggcttaaatatataaagatccgtaaaatattcttcaattttgcaactaatctttaaaaaaattttatttctcgTTAGATCTTTTTGCAACTTCAAAGTTTTATAGGAAATCGATATTCATAATCTCCGTCCAAAGTGTAACAACATATCCATTAATTAGACATATTAACTATACGTGTGCGAAGTTATAACCGAGATATCAATTATATGGCgtatatctaattttttatttttatatttaatttttaaaaaaagttgccCACACTCATTTATTtcccacttctttctttccctcttttcttttttcccccttCTTCCTCTGTCTCCGACAACCCCAAAACCTCCAACACCACCTTCCACCTTCATCCAAGGTGACCCCAACCACTCAACAACAACTTAAAACCCAAACCCTACACAATCCAAATCCGAAATACAACACCACCACCGCCAACAATATACAGAGATAAtctatttatatgatttttatttcgttAACAATTCAAGTTTCGTTCTTAGGCACGTTGATGTGGAATAGGATCTCCAGATTTCACAATATTAAGAAATTTTCTTGCACCACTTTCATGATTGAGATGTTGAAATTGTAATTATTGAAACATTGAATTAGCGATATACTAGAAGTTGGgcattaaaaataatgaaatctttaccaaaatgatgcatgcacaTTGAAAAGCATGAGTTTACTAATAGATCGAACCACACTAGATGTGGCAGCTTTTGCATTGCAGAGCGGTGTAGTTTACTTAATTTTGGAGAACCAAGAGAATTTGGCGGCAATGGAACAGTGAGGCCGTGAGGGTTGATTTGAGTCAATTGATCACATCTCTAGCGGCTATGGAACGCTACGTCATTCAAGTTTTAGAAATCCAACCagtaacaataaatttttagatatcagttataaaatttagatatattttaaacattttaagtatatttaaacctaaatcTTATAATAATTGGATGGTGTTGATATATACACCTCTAGAACACCTACTACATCACTTTTATAAATGCAGGAAAACTCATAAATATTAGAACAGTTTTGCTACATCATATTAGATTAACAACTTTGTCCGAAGCTTAAACTCATAGGAgtcaaatatgtaaaatatccGATGCCCCCTGAAAGGCTACTACTAAAACctaactaaaatattattatcgtAAATTTAAAtcctataaatagaaaaaaaaacatggaaatattattattattttcttaaggaaagaattttaaatattaatagtcTTAGAAAGTAAAATGTAAGTCCCATTTGTTTGCATATAGAAAGAgggtaaaaaaaagaataaacaataaaatatataaaaataagatctatattttatatattttactttaattcaaaattttcatcaaatttttttatattttaccgAACGGATCCTAAGAGTCTTGGgcagtaaaataattataacgaTAACAACTTAATCAACATtccaaatttgaattaaaacccAAAATTCACGTTCTCCTTCTGAAATGACTTTTCTAATGATCTTAAAGATTCCAAACAACTAAAAGAATCATACTataattttgtgctcaaaatcTTGATTTCCTTCTGAATAACCTTACACATGCGTACCAAACAAATCAAGACAATATAAAACCCAAAATACCTTGCGATAAAAAGATTTAAACGGTAGAATAATCTTACAACTTGTAGAAGCTTAAAGAAAGTCTGAAAACCCGTGATTGCAAAAGCAACAGCCAACCACTCTACTCATGCGTAGATTCTGAAGGCACgaaaaatgacaaaaacaagagaaataaaaataaaactatgcaAATGAAAAAGAAGGGAGTGGGGGGTGGTGTGGTGTGGCAAAGTGAGGTGGAGGGTCGGTGAAAGctaaaaccaaaccaaacccttttttttcttctctttttttccattttaaaaaaaaatggtaagtACTACTACATGCCAGAGTGTGCACCAGGCTGCACCAGCATATATACCCCTTCTCTTCTCACTCTCTTCCACACACACTTGCCCATCATCAaagttttttcctttctctGCTCTTTGCCTTCTCTGACACATTTGGTGCCTTGTAGAGCGTGTTTTGGCAGGAAGGTGGTATGGCGAAGGACGTTGAGGTTGCTGAGCGTGGCTCCTTCTCTGGGAAGGACTACCAGGACCCTCCACCAGCACCACTCATTGATGCTGAGGAGCTCACAAAGTGGTCCTTTTACAGGGCTCTCATTGCTGAATTCATTGCCACTTTGCTCTTCCTCTACATTACTGTGCTCACAGTCATAGGGTACAATCACCAGACTGACCTCAAGGAAAATGGTGAAATCTGTGGTGGGGTTGGCATTCTTGGCATTGCATGGGCCTTTGGTGGCATGATCTTCATCCTTGTCTACTGCACTGCTGGGATTTCAGGTTCCTTTTCCTCTTATTTCCCTCCCTTTGCTTCAACAAAAAGTATCTTCTTGTCATTTGTCATGTTTGCTGCATGTTTTGCAAGTTCTCatcttttttctcccttttcacACTCTCCTGTGTTGGATGTctgaaaaaaatgtttacttTGTAGAGGGTTTCTTGGTTGAATTTTAAGTTCCTTAGCTTTCAAAGAAAGAAACTTGgaatgtttgaactttgaacctCATTTTCCAGTGAATGTTTCTCACATAATATTCAGAACTTTTCCTCAAATTAAAAGTGacttattgttgtttttggACTTTGTTCTAGCAATAGTTTGTTCAGGGTTACCATGAAAGTTTCTAGCTTTCATTCATTTggcttaaaatttttgttttgtttgtggtTTGCAGGGGGTCACATTAACCCAGCGGTGACATTTGGGCTGTTTTTGGCTCGCAAGGTGTCTTTGATCCGAGCCATCATGTACATGGTGGCTCAGTGCTTAGGTGCTATCTGTGGAGTTGGTTTGGTTAAGGCTTTCCAAAAGTCTTACTTCAACAAGTATGGTGGTGGGGCTAATTCCCTCGCTGCTGGGTACAGCACAGGTACTGGATTGGGTGCTGAGATTATTGGAACCTTTGTTTTGGTCTACACTGTCTTCTCTGCCACTGACCCCAAGAGGAATGCCAGAGATTCCCATGTGCCGGTACGTTCTCAATCATTTCTCTTATTATTTAGTTTCTGTTTCTGATTCTGTTGCCTTGTTTTTTTTAGCTGGTTgtatgaataataataacaatgtaATGAACTGTGGAACAACATGATGTTGCTGCCTGAGTCCTGCTTGAAGGAATATTCGTATATGAAATGTTCTAAATTAACACGTTTGATCTGCTTTACTTTTTAGTCCTTTGTTGTATCTGAATTATGGTAAATGGTTTATATGACGGGTGATTTTGAATTGCGTCTTggtaaaggaaaagaaaatgttgAGCTTCAATAATAGACATATATATTAGGCagtgtttcaactttcaatatccatgactttttttttcttttctcagcTTTCTTGTTTTGCTTGTTGTAGTCAACTTCTTTGATTGCTAGTTAGTTTTCCAACTTTGAAAGTGGCATAATTAATTTCTCAGTG includes these proteins:
- the PIP2-13 gene encoding aquaporin PIP2-13 gives rise to the protein MAKDVEVAERGSFSGKDYQDPPPAPLIDAEELTKWSFYRALIAEFIATLLFLYITVLTVIGYNHQTDLKENGEICGGVGILGIAWAFGGMIFILVYCTAGISGGHINPAVTFGLFLARKVSLIRAIMYMVAQCLGAICGVGLVKAFQKSYFNKYGGGANSLAAGYSTGTGLGAEIIGTFVLVYTVFSATDPKRNARDSHVPVLAPLPIGFAVFMVHLATIPVTGTGINPARSLGAAVIYNQDKPWDDHWIFWVGPFIGAAIAAFYHQFILRAGAAKALGSFRSNPHN